From Draconibacterium halophilum, one genomic window encodes:
- a CDS encoding S8 family serine peptidase: protein MFTHCTMTSLLKGCMLFIFFFGFSRNLPAQPNRLKAESNRTELILFARQKNATWTAQKRTADSIANRFNLPTFYIEETGRVVSLQRLGHNNQPVYYATDNLSVAATLAVDQVWSASNEYPELTGEGVEINLWDGGTVLTTHQEFQSSDGSRITMRDLDLPVSDHSTHISGTMIASGKKSEAKGMAGHALLKGWDLDNDIAEMASAAADGIAISNHSYGPLCGWYYNAQNENWYWYGDPEISATEDYEFGFYSDVSAELDYIANLAPYYLIVKSAGNDRNDGPETAVSHYVWDENWVLVTDERDPDGGQDGYDCLSPVAVAKNILTIGAVDDAKNMTVFSGFGPTDDGRIKPDLVSDGVDVYSPVSSTITSYDTYTGTSMSTAAATGSIALLLELQNLLQPGVKLRSSTLKSILIHSAGDLGNPGPDYSFGWGLINIKAAADIIYNNSNNQGKNIYEEVLNEGEVLTIPVKTASEAPFLKATICWTDPAGQASSPALNQRTGKLVNDLNLTVENTTTGQSYLPWMLNVESPAASATHGTNHMDNVEQVYFTNPGENDFNIRISHSGALSGGSQIFSLVITGIETQSEIYPPQNLSYAIEQSAILLSWDPPVSGVPEKYKIYRNGSFLVENNTTAYSDASIIFDNEYSYFVTAVYTINNEETESIKTNEVIVYPRTARSLPYNADFETGKEDIKIKDNISGWQWGDSESLNCYYLDFSTNTSKFIAADSYSAGEAVHVSDIAATPPLLLANYSEITLSFDYLLKTEIYDAIDELHVVYKIQEETEWHEWLNLESAFNWAHKTVELPPEICKNGTQLGFYYDDLYQWGMGTGLDNISVSGEGEPRVTDLIITALNYPVSSCVLSNDEKVSVSIKNLGPDTALAGDSLTIQMNCTLNESVEEKVVFTEKLLPNEVLIHEMSSHLDLSEKQNYIVEFLLTSPIDSNIANNSFVKTIEAYGIPQPTILTSDLTFCEDEQPILIEVIPDGGELSGEGITGLYFSPALVGPGTYPITYTVTDENGCIGETTLQVVVDSVPHPEILNSELSFCEDQQPILIEAVPEGGILSGAGVSGLYFDPSVTGAGTHTLSYTVTENNCIGETEFQVIVDSMIHPKILNDNVSFCEDQQPILIEAVPPGGILSGAGVSGLYFDPSVTGAGTHTLSYTVTENNCIGETEFQVIVDSMIHPKILNDNVSFCEDQQPILIEAVPPGGILSGAGVSGLYFDPSVAGAGTHTLSYTVTENNCIGETEFQVIVDSMIHPKILNDNVSFCEDQQPILIEAVPEGGILSGAGVSGLYFDPSIAGAGTHTLSYTVTENHCIGEIEFLVVVDSMIYPVILNDNVSFCEDQQPILIEAVPEGGILSGAGVSGLYFDPSIAGAGTHTLSYTVTENHCIGEIEFLVVVDSMIYPVILNDNVSFCEDQQPILIEAVPEGGILSGTAVSGLYFDPSVAGAGTHTLSYTVTENNCIGETEFQVIVDSMIHPKILNDNVSFCEDQQPILIEAVPQGGILSGAGVSGLYFDPSVAGAGTHTLSYTVTENNCIGETEFLVIVDSMIHPKILNDNVSFCEEQQPILIEAVPQGGILSGAGVSGLYFDPSIAGAGTHTLTYTVGENECAGETEFQVVVDSMIHPKILNENLSFCEDQQPILIEAVPEGGVLSGEGVSELYFDPTYAGPGTHTLTYTVTENNCTGEIEFQVIVYEKMFVDLGPDQVLGIEDSLTLQISDFNCSVVWCDGTTEANLTIVAIELGLGIHPIWVKVFNENSCYSSDTILVTVENFNAVSELKNNEEILIYPNPTSKGLTVQLIQNESIDELLLFSTAGEMLMNEQATTTSYFDVSFLSSGVYFIKIKTNLRTARICLLKL, encoded by the coding sequence ATGTTTACACATTGTACCATGACTTCTCTTTTAAAAGGCTGCATGCTTTTTATCTTTTTTTTTGGTTTTTCACGAAATTTACCCGCACAACCAAATAGGTTAAAAGCCGAATCAAACAGAACAGAATTAATTCTGTTTGCCAGGCAAAAAAATGCTACCTGGACCGCACAAAAGCGGACTGCAGATTCTATTGCCAATCGCTTCAATTTGCCTACATTTTATATTGAAGAAACCGGCCGCGTAGTTAGTCTTCAGCGACTTGGGCACAACAACCAACCTGTTTATTACGCCACCGACAACTTAAGTGTTGCTGCAACCCTTGCGGTAGATCAGGTTTGGTCGGCCAGCAACGAATACCCCGAACTTACAGGCGAAGGTGTTGAAATAAACCTATGGGATGGTGGAACGGTTTTGACAACTCACCAGGAGTTTCAAAGTTCTGATGGATCCCGAATTACAATGCGTGATTTAGATTTACCGGTGTCCGATCACTCCACACATATTTCCGGGACAATGATTGCCTCCGGGAAAAAATCTGAAGCCAAAGGAATGGCCGGGCATGCCCTTTTAAAAGGATGGGATTTAGACAATGATATTGCCGAAATGGCCAGCGCCGCCGCTGATGGAATAGCCATTTCAAATCATTCGTACGGGCCACTATGTGGTTGGTATTACAATGCACAAAACGAGAACTGGTACTGGTACGGTGATCCTGAAATCTCGGCTACCGAAGATTACGAGTTTGGTTTTTATAGCGATGTAAGTGCCGAACTCGATTACATTGCGAACCTTGCTCCCTACTACCTCATCGTAAAATCGGCCGGAAACGATAGAAACGACGGTCCGGAAACGGCTGTGTCTCATTATGTGTGGGACGAAAACTGGGTATTGGTTACTGACGAACGCGATCCTGACGGCGGCCAAGATGGCTACGACTGTTTGTCGCCGGTAGCGGTAGCCAAAAATATATTAACCATTGGAGCTGTTGATGATGCCAAAAATATGACTGTTTTTAGTGGCTTCGGGCCAACTGATGACGGGCGAATAAAACCAGATCTGGTTTCGGATGGCGTTGATGTTTATTCGCCTGTCTCTTCAACAATTACAAGTTATGATACTTACACCGGCACCTCAATGTCGACAGCAGCTGCCACGGGTTCGATTGCACTTTTGCTTGAACTCCAAAACCTGCTTCAGCCCGGGGTAAAATTAAGGTCTTCCACACTAAAAAGTATCTTAATACATTCGGCCGGCGATCTAGGCAATCCCGGTCCGGATTACAGTTTTGGCTGGGGCCTGATAAATATAAAAGCTGCAGCCGATATTATTTATAACAATTCAAACAATCAGGGGAAAAATATATATGAGGAAGTATTGAATGAAGGAGAAGTACTAACAATTCCTGTAAAAACGGCTAGCGAAGCCCCATTTTTAAAAGCCACAATTTGTTGGACAGATCCGGCCGGACAAGCTTCCTCTCCCGCTTTAAATCAACGAACCGGCAAACTGGTAAACGATCTTAATTTAACGGTAGAAAATACAACTACCGGCCAATCTTATCTACCCTGGATGCTCAATGTTGAGAGTCCGGCAGCTTCGGCTACGCATGGAACAAATCATATGGATAATGTTGAACAGGTATATTTCACAAATCCTGGGGAAAATGATTTTAATATCAGAATTTCGCATTCTGGAGCACTTTCAGGTGGTTCACAAATCTTCAGTTTGGTAATAACCGGAATTGAAACACAATCGGAAATTTACCCTCCTCAAAACTTAAGTTATGCTATTGAACAATCTGCTATTTTACTCAGCTGGGATCCTCCTGTTTCCGGAGTTCCTGAAAAATATAAGATTTACCGAAATGGTTCATTTCTGGTTGAAAACAATACGACAGCTTATTCCGATGCATCAATTATTTTCGATAATGAATATTCGTATTTCGTAACAGCCGTCTACACCATAAACAACGAAGAAACTGAAAGCATTAAAACCAATGAAGTTATAGTTTATCCCCGAACAGCTCGTTCTTTGCCTTATAACGCTGATTTCGAAACTGGTAAAGAAGACATAAAGATTAAAGACAACATTTCAGGATGGCAATGGGGAGATAGCGAATCACTGAATTGTTATTACCTCGATTTTTCAACCAACACCTCCAAGTTTATTGCGGCTGATTCCTATTCAGCAGGGGAAGCAGTACATGTTTCCGATATTGCTGCAACTCCCCCGTTATTGCTTGCCAATTATTCAGAAATTACTCTTTCTTTCGACTATTTATTAAAAACAGAAATTTATGATGCTATTGATGAATTGCACGTGGTTTACAAAATCCAGGAAGAAACGGAATGGCACGAATGGCTAAATTTGGAAAGCGCTTTTAACTGGGCACATAAAACAGTTGAATTGCCCCCTGAAATTTGTAAAAACGGCACTCAATTGGGCTTTTATTACGACGATCTTTATCAATGGGGAATGGGCACCGGATTGGATAATATTTCCGTTTCGGGCGAAGGAGAACCACGTGTTACTGACCTAATAATAACAGCTTTGAATTATCCGGTCTCTTCGTGCGTTTTATCCAACGATGAAAAGGTGTCTGTTTCAATCAAAAACCTCGGACCAGACACAGCTTTAGCAGGCGATAGTTTAACGATACAAATGAATTGCACCTTGAATGAAAGCGTTGAAGAAAAAGTGGTATTTACCGAAAAGCTTTTACCAAACGAAGTTCTAATACATGAAATGAGCAGTCATTTGGACTTGAGCGAAAAACAGAACTACATAGTTGAATTTCTGCTAACCAGTCCAATTGACAGTAACATAGCCAATAATTCATTCGTAAAAACCATCGAAGCATACGGAATTCCGCAACCAACAATCTTAACATCTGACCTTACTTTCTGTGAAGATGAGCAGCCAATTCTCATTGAAGTAATTCCCGATGGAGGAGAACTTTCCGGTGAAGGTATTACAGGACTTTACTTCTCCCCTGCTCTTGTCGGGCCCGGTACATACCCCATAACCTACACCGTTACCGACGAGAATGGATGCATCGGAGAAACAACGCTTCAGGTAGTTGTAGATTCCGTACCACATCCGGAAATTCTTAATTCAGAGCTTTCATTCTGCGAAGATCAGCAACCCATTTTAATAGAAGCAGTTCCCGAAGGTGGTATACTTTCCGGGGCTGGCGTGTCAGGGCTTTATTTCGATCCATCAGTGACCGGAGCGGGAACGCATACGTTATCATACACGGTTACCGAAAACAACTGCATTGGTGAAACCGAATTCCAGGTAATAGTAGATTCTATGATTCACCCCAAAATATTGAATGACAACGTTTCATTCTGCGAAGATCAGCAACCCATTTTAATAGAAGCAGTTCCCCCAGGTGGTATACTTTCCGGGGCTGGCGTGTCAGGGCTTTATTTCGATCCATCAGTGACCGGAGCGGGAACGCATACGTTATCATACACGGTTACCGAAAACAACTGCATTGGTGAAACCGAATTCCAGGTAATAGTAGATTCTATGATTCACCCCAAAATATTGAATGACAACGTTTCATTCTGCGAAGATCAGCAACCCATTTTAATAGAAGCAGTTCCCCCAGGTGGTATACTTTCCGGGGCTGGCGTGTCAGGGCTTTATTTCGATCCATCAGTGGCCGGAGCGGGAACGCATACGTTATCATACACAGTTACCGAAAACAACTGCATTGGTGAAACCGAATTCCAGGTAATAGTAGATTCTATGATTCACCCCAAAATATTGAATGACAACGTTTCATTCTGCGAAGATCAGCAACCCATTTTAATAGAAGCAGTTCCCGAAGGTGGTATACTTTCCGGGGCTGGCGTGTCAGGGCTTTATTTCGATCCGTCAATAGCCGGAGCAGGAACGCATACATTATCATACACAGTGACCGAAAACCACTGCATTGGTGAAATCGAATTCCTGGTAGTCGTAGATTCTATGATTTATCCTGTAATTTTGAATGACAACGTTTCATTCTGCGAAGATCAGCAACCCATTTTAATAGAAGCAGTTCCCGAAGGTGGTATACTTTCCGGGGCTGGCGTGTCAGGGCTTTATTTCGATCCGTCAATAGCCGGAGCAGGAACGCATACATTATCATACACAGTGACCGAAAACCACTGCATTGGTGAAATCGAATTCCTGGTAGTCGTAGATTCTATGATTTATCCTGTAATTTTGAATGACAACGTTTCATTCTGCGAAGATCAGCAACCCATTTTAATAGAAGCAGTTCCCGAAGGTGGTATACTTTCCGGTACTGCCGTGTCAGGGCTTTATTTCGATCCATCAGTGGCCGGAGCGGGAACGCATACGTTATCATACACAGTTACCGAAAACAACTGCATTGGTGAAACCGAATTCCAGGTAATAGTAGATTCTATGATTCACCCCAAAATATTGAATGACAACGTTTCATTCTGCGAAGATCAGCAACCCATTTTAATAGAAGCAGTTCCCCAAGGTGGTATACTTTCCGGGGCTGGCGTGTCAGGGCTTTATTTCGATCCATCAGTGGCCGGAGCGGGAACGCATACGTTATCATACACAGTTACCGAAAACAACTGCATTGGTGAAACCGAATTCCTGGTAATAGTAGATTCTATGATTCACCCCAAAATATTGAATGACAACGTTTCATTCTGCGAAGAGCAGCAACCCATTTTAATAGAAGCAGTTCCCCAAGGTGGTATACTTTCCGGGGCTGGCGTGTCAGGGCTTTATTTCGATCCGTCAATAGCCGGAGCGGGAACTCATACGTTAACTTACACGGTAGGCGAAAATGAATGTGCAGGTGAAACCGAATTCCAGGTAGTAGTAGATTCTATGATTCACCCCAAAATATTGAATGAAAACCTTTCATTCTGCGAAGATCAGCAACCCATTTTAATAGAAGCAGTTCCCGAAGGTGGAGTGCTTTCCGGCGAAGGTGTTTCTGAGCTTTACTTTGATCCTACTTACGCAGGACCAGGAACGCATACTTTAACTTACACGGTTACAGAAAACAACTGCACAGGTGAAATCGAATTCCAGGTTATTGTTTATGAGAAAATGTTCGTCGATCTTGGTCCAGATCAGGTGTTGGGAATTGAAGATTCACTAACGCTTCAAATTTCTGATTTTAATTGTTCTGTAGTTTGGTGCGATGGAACAACCGAAGCCAATCTCACCATTGTAGCCATCGAACTCGGTCTTGGCATCCATCCGATTTGGGTAAAAGTCTTCAATGAAAACTCTTGCTATTCCTCGGACACGATTCTGGTTACCGTCGAGAATTTCAATGCTGTTTCGGAGCTGAAAAATAACGAAGAAATACTAATCTATCCAAATCCCACAAGCAAGGGACTTACGGTACAATTAATTCAAAATGAATCAATTGACGAGCTATTATTATTTAGTACAGCCGGTGAGATGCTTATGAACGAGCAGGCAACAACAACTTCCTATTTTGATGTATCATTTCTCTCATCGGGGGTTTATTTCATAAAAATAAAAACCAACCTGCGAACGGCGCGAATTTGCCTCCTAAAACTGTAA